The Daphnia pulex isolate KAP4 chromosome 6, ASM2113471v1 genome contains the following window.
TTGCCGTATCTGTTTGTTGCCGTCAACAGGAAGAGCCACTTCCCTAATTATGTTTTGCTGGGTCTACGCAATTGGCTGGAGCCTTACTCCCTTCTTTGGCTGGGGCAAATATATTCCGGAAGGCATTTTGGATTCATGCTCCTTTGATTACCTCACCCGTGATACCACGGTTTGTCATACATTCTTTTTACCTAAATtgataacaaacaaacgaataataatttacaaaaaaatgatcttaGACTATTTCCTATACCTGCTGCTTGTTTGTCTTCGACTACTGCGTCCCACTCATGGTCATCATCTTCTGTTATTACCACATTGTGGGCGCAATCTATAAACACGAGGAGGCTTTGCGTGAGCAGGCTAAGAAGATGAACGTCACTTCTCTTCGTTCGAATTCCGACCAGAATGCCCAGAGTGCCGAGATCCGTGTCGCCAAAATCGCCATGATGAACATCACTTTGTGGGTAGCTGCTTGGACACCTTATGCTGCGATCTGTTTGCAAGGAGCGGTCGGAAATCAGGATAAGATCACGCCTTTGGTTACCATTTTGCCAGCTCTGATTGCCAAAAGCGCTTCGATCTTCAATCCTATTGTTTACGCCATTTCGCATCCGAAATATCGTCTGGTAAACTCAGTTAATTGCTGGTGATAAAGCGGActgcaaatttaaaatcttttcttttttttaaaggctttGCAAAAAGAGATGCCGTGGTTCTGCATAAACGAAAAAGCTCCATCTGGAGGAGACAATCAATCCAATTCCTCTGTTGTCACTTCAACAACTCAGTAGTAGCAGTATTAGTAAAGGATTCGATCTGATACATTCCGATACATTCTGACCCATTCTGACGGACTGACACTCAATAAGCACCATGAAACGAATATCTGATTCAAGTATAAATACTTTTCGTACCCAGCAGTAATAGGAGTAAGAGTTATATAGTTTGTTGGACAAATTtccgaaatttcttttttcaattgaccAACACTATGGTAAAAGTTACTATACCTCAAAGCATTTTACATTTCCTAATTAACAGTTTAATCAGAAACTACCGGACGGTACTTCACTCAGCAGTAATCAAAAGGGCTTAAGAGATTGCCTAAATATGCTTTATTTCCGGATTCCCTCATGCGAACTTGTTCTCTATAATGTGCATTGATGTCTTATATTAGAAAAGAATCCATCTCTCCTTTACCGTGCGTCTGGTTAAATAGTGATTGGTCCATGTCACGAATTTATATACTCATTAATTATCCTGTTACTATTGTACGTTATATATTATGGTCATATAATACACTACCCAAGCATCTATTTTTCACTGTTTTCAATTTGACGCTATAGCGTTTCAGAGCTCAAACATGTCtaataattagaaaagagTTAAATGACTCtttggggagaaaaaaaaagaaactcaacgCAAATTTTAAGTGAGAATGTTGCGATATTTGTTTGCAGCGTTATTATACCTTTTATAATAATGAGAAAAGATTTTAATGACATtttggggagaaaaagaaataacgtaAATTTGAGTAGGAAAGTTGCGGTATTTGTTTGCAGAGTTATTCTTTATCaggcaaaaatattttgacaaTAATTAGTCATGAGAATGCAGGTGTTACCGGATATAGATTTGACGTAAGTAATTTCACATGACTGGTCGcgctcggaaaaaaaaaaatacgctgaagaaaaagaaatgaaatacgGCAAACAATCAATAAATCGCGCTACAAAAACTCGTTCGGGAATTCTTAAATTATTGCGCTCGGAACCGATTAGAAGGGTTTTTAACGAGGACTATTTAAAGACGAATCTTAACATTTAtaacttttctttaaatttgtttagcctaaattttctatttccgTCTCAAAATTAACCATTCGGgtagacaaataaaaattaagtgaAAGAGTgactcacattttttttagcagTGCGACGATATTATTCGATTTGACAGGCAGGTACGGTGTTCGTGACATCCCTCAGCCGCTATTGTAGAGGtgctagaaaaaaattgaaaaaaaaattagccaCTTAAACTGGATCAATATCGTAAACGTAATTTGAACCCCTGCGTTAGGCCTATGGACAGCGTGAAGCTCAAATCCAAAgtcgaaaaaacaacaagcaaaAAACGTGATACACTGATACAGGGCTTAGTTTTCAATGGGGTACTTTTCTCTGCTGACAGCTTGACCAAGCCTGCTAAGGTTTCACTGTTTTATTCTGTTTGCAAAGATTTTGAAAGCCAAAGTTGCTCTGGGGCTTCTCAGTTCAACTGGTTCAACTAACATCAACTCTCAGCCTAATGATCTATAAACTCTCAGCCTGAACCTATCCAAGCCACGACTGTGTTAGCTatgtaaaacaaatatacACTAATTTCGCTGTTGGTCACCAAATACCAGATGACCCTTCGCCTGTCTTCTCTTCTCTATTTTTCCATTCTAATATAGGCTTAATTTATAGGAGGAATGCTACGTTAGATAAGTTAGCTAATGGAAGTCCCCCCAACAGAGCTTTTTGcaaggggtccgcaactcaaatttgctttaaaataaaagggaaaaaagattcAATACAAGCTAAAAGACTATACAAGAATATACATACAAGAATATACTATctaagaagtaaaaaaagaaaattgacacaatcaaaaagtaaacaacaaaaataataatgataataataataaatggcaaatttgagttgcggaccccttgGTTTTTTATCAGCGAATTAGACCCCTTTAAAGACGTGGTGGTAAGATGAATGCACTTACCGCTAGTCAGCAGTCCGCTGGCGAATGCACTCATTTATAATGATACTAAGTTTCATCTTTTAAACGGATTGAGCAAGGGCGCAAGATCAGCATCGGATACCAGGACTAGCAAAAATGCACTTAACGATTGCATTCACTAATGTTCCCATAGTTGGGACCCGACtagaaa
Protein-coding sequences here:
- the LOC124196097 gene encoding compound eye opsin BCRH1-like; the encoded protein is MISVNLTNATFAYRKTQAVWGFPEGASIIDTVSEDMLEMIHPHWKKFPPVNPMWHYLLGCVYFFLGITSITGNSLVLHLFSKTKDLKSPANLLVVNLAVSDLGMMITQFPMFFFNCFSGGVWIFGPFMCELYACTGSIFGLCSICTMAVVSYDRYNVIVNGMNGTPMSYGRATSLIMFCWVYAIGWSLTPFFGWGKYIPEGILDSCSFDYLTRDTTTISYTCCLFVFDYCVPLMVIIFCYYHIVGAIYKHEEALREQAKKMNVTSLRSNSDQNAQSAEIRVAKIAMMNITLWVAAWTPYAAICLQGAVGNQDKITPLVTILPALIAKSASIFNPIVYAISHPKYRLALQKEMPWFCINEKAPSGGDNQSNSSVVTSTTQ